GCTCACCTCGGGTTCGGTGTGGTTCGACGGGCGTGACGTCTCGCGGGTGAAGGCGCACCGCCGGGTGGCCGACGGTTTGATCCAGGCGCCGGAGGGTCGGGGCGTGTTCCCCGGCATGACCGTGACAGAGAACCTCGAGATGGGTTGCTATGCGCGGAAATTCGCGACGAAGGCGGAGCACCGTGAGCGGCTCGACTGGGTCTTCGAGACTTTCCCGCGGCTGGCCGAACGGCGTGCCCAGGTGGGCGGCACGCTGTCCGGCGGCGAACAGCAGATGCTGGCGATCGGTCGCTCGCTGATGGCGCGGCCCAAGGTGCTGCTCCTCGACGAGCCGTCGATGGGTCTCGCGCCCATGGTGATCTCGCAGATCTTCAAGATCATCGCCGACATCAATGCCCAGGGCACCACGGTGCTGCTCGTGGAGCAGAACGCTCAGCAGGCGCTGTCGCGCTCCGACCGGGCCTACATCCTCGAGACCGGTGAGGTCACCCGGACGGGCAACGCCCGGGAACTGCTGCACGACGACAGCATTCGCGCTGCCTATCTCGGCGTGGCCTGACCCAGGGGAATCGCATCGGCGCTGCGCGTCGTTCATCACTTTGACGGTGCAAAGAGTCGAAATGGTGGCGCGATGTCGAACGGCAGTCCCTACGGTGGTCTCGGTCTCGCGCAGGAATCCGCGCGCGAATGGCAGAAGCTGCAG
Above is a window of Mycolicibacterium baixiangningiae DNA encoding:
- a CDS encoding ABC transporter ATP-binding protein, translating into MTKSVEPRKVLLEVRDIVVHYGRIRALHGVSLKVHEGELVTLLGSNGAGKTTMMRAISGLRPLTSGSVWFDGRDVSRVKAHRRVADGLIQAPEGRGVFPGMTVTENLEMGCYARKFATKAEHRERLDWVFETFPRLAERRAQVGGTLSGGEQQMLAIGRSLMARPKVLLLDEPSMGLAPMVISQIFKIIADINAQGTTVLLVEQNAQQALSRSDRAYILETGEVTRTGNARELLHDDSIRAAYLGVA